Proteins encoded by one window of Panicum virgatum strain AP13 chromosome 7N, P.virgatum_v5, whole genome shotgun sequence:
- the LOC120682506 gene encoding proline-rich receptor-like protein kinase PERK2 has translation MSSTPPPPVFGKPGNLTVSVTLSPDTPSSPEPESPGSEFSTPPTSPRSEDSPESPPSTPSALAQRAPPPPLDGSVPTRPQVRTVSPLFPTPTSPRAEYSHESPPSSPPAPAQRTHPPPLDDSVPTPPLVGTVSPLLLAPTSPRAGYMHESPPSTPPAPAQRASPPSPVDSIPTPLVRTVSPLLHAEELSQTPPVEVLPQCR, from the coding sequence ATGtcgtccacgccgccgccgccggtgttcGGCAAGCCGGGCAACCTCACGGTCTCCGTCACCCTGTCGCCAGACACGCCGAGCTCGCCTGAGCCGGAGAGCCCGGGGTCCGAGTTCTCCACACCCCCTACGAGTCCCCGCTCTGAGGACTCGCCTGAatcgccgccgtccaccccgTCGGCGCTGGCACAGAGAGCGCCTCCACCCCCGCTTGATGGTTCGGTCCCCACGCGGCCGCAGGTCAGGACGGTCTCTCCGCTATTTCCCACCCCTACGAGTCCCCGGGCCGAGTACTCTCATGAATCGCCGCCGTccagcccgccggcgccggcgcagagGACCCATCCGCCCCCACTGGATGATTCGGTCCCCACACCGCCGCTGGTCGGGACGGTTTCTCCGCTGCTTCTCGCCCCAACGAGTCCCCGCGCCGGTTACATGCATGAatcgccgccgtccaccccaccggcgccggcgcagagAGCCTCTCCACCTTCACCTGTAGATTCCATCCCCACGCCACTCGTCAGGACGGTCTCTCCACTGCTTCATGCGGAGGAGCTCTCCCAGACCCCGCCGGTCGAGGTGCTGCCGCAGTGCCGC